The Pagrus major chromosome 5, Pma_NU_1.0 genomic sequence acagtatatacagtataacaatTAGCCTATAAGGACGACATTGAGTTTATTAATAGAGGACCAAGACTaccaaaaaaacccataaaaaagtagctcaataaataaatgaatatgccATCAAATACACCAAAATAACTAACAATAAATGTAGAGAATCATTTATCTAAtaaatcattgttttttaatttactcatttatttatttgtctgttttaattttcctttttatttacattctcagtttgtatttattgtcattaaacattatttgaagGTTGAAATTATTTATTGTCTTCAAGCAGATCTGTTAAATTAGAGTCGTGATAACGTATGACTGAGATAAAGTGTGAGAGCTGAAACATAAGTTAATACGTTTAATTTACTTAGACTTATGAACTGTCACTTGATCCATCGGGACGTGGGATagaacacacactctctgaagTTTAATAGACCCAAAAgtactttttaaattttaaaaccaGTTTATTATTTAATCTTTATTATTAAAACCTGTCCTGTTTGATGAAGTCAAATCTTCTTCCTCTAATAAAACTGTCTCTCCTATCTGACAGGAAGAAGATGATCTTGATTGTTCTGCTTGTCGTTCtgacctcctctgtctgtgGTCAGTAGTCCTGCAACTCACAGTTAATGATATTAATAGTTGACCGATAATATTCcttgattgattaatcatctAATTCTTGCAGTTCTATTGGCTGGTTTAATGTTAAGTACTTTTAAACCATGGTCTGGGCGAATTCTcggttctgattggctgcagggtgtCAATAAACCCCTGATAAACCGACACATATGAAACTACTCAAGTAGCTCCAGTGAACGTTTCCATTGCAGAAGAACCTTAAGGGATGGTTTGATTGTTCCAGCTATTAGTCAAACCCTCAGGTGATGCCAGGAGGTTATTGTTTATGAAAAACATAATATTCATCGCAAAATgcctgaaaatataaataaatgattgtaTTTTTATCTTTGGCAAGTGACCATGGTATAACCAGGATAATGTCCTTCAAAGTGTCTGTTCTGGCCTCCTGATAATGGACAACTCAGCAGGCATTGTCCCTTACTTGACTCCTGGTGGACACTATGAAGACACACAGTAAAATCAAAATCTAAATTGCTTCATtagttcagactgaaaactcatGTGGCTCCAGGATCTCTCAGTTCTTTGATAGAAATGTTTCAGGCTGATATGAGGTAAAGTTTGATGTAACTCCACATGATGTCTCTCTTTGCCCTCTCTCttgtctgcagagatgtttgctgtgaaaatggCCACGACCTTCTATCAGGCAGAGGAGGACAATAACATCACCATCAGATGGGACAGTCACACCAAAACTGACATGTCTCTCACCAACATGGCTTGTTTCCTGCTGTCAAAGCCTCTGAAGCTTTTGTATGAAATGATTAACGGCGTCGAGGTCCCAGAGTCTCAGGATCAACAGTTTGCGGGACGAGTCCAGTGTGACAAAGACGCCCTCAGAGACGGACGGATCAGACTTCATGTGTCCAGAGTCAGGACTGCGGACTCTGGAATCTACTGGTGTGATCTGGCTGCTAATTATAACAAGATGACGAGGAGATGGGTGCTGGCGACCACAGGTAAGCTGAACTCTGCTGTAGTGCAGGATGGAAACATGTTACTGCCACACAGGTCACACATCAGAATCTAACAGCCTCCTGATTTACACccacagaacattttgtcttgAATGTGACCTCTCATGGAGAGAACAGCGATGTGTTCACACCAGTGTTAACTGAAGGTAGGTCACTGTGGTTTCTCATAGAGAAATAATACATCATGGGAAACTGGCGCCAATACTGATTTTAACTACCCGACCGACACCTTCAACCACACAGACTCTcctggctgcacctgattggacgGACATCACTCGTTGGTTGTCTGCTACAGGGTTTCAAACCGGACCAACATGGCGGCACCTTTGGAAACTTCCTCctatattacaaaaacaactcAGTGAAATGTATTTCTGAAGACATTTAAGCCATGCAGATGccaaatctgtcttcatttcaaGTCGACAAAGGTGAacttttataacatttttcagAGGCAGGGAGTCCTGCTGGATGCTTTAGCAACTTTATGAGTTATTTCTTGCTAAAATGTCTC encodes the following:
- the LOC140996171 gene encoding uncharacterized protein isoform X3, producing the protein MILIVLLVVLTSSVCEMFAVKMATTFYQAEEDNNITIRWDSHTKTDMSLTNMACFLLSKPLKLLYEMINGVEVPESQDQQFAGRVQCDKDALRDGRIRLHVSRVRTADSGIYWCDLAANYNKMTRRWVLATTEHFVLNVTSHGENSDVFTPVLTEDSPGCT
- the LOC140996171 gene encoding uncharacterized protein isoform X1 — its product is MILIVLLVVLTSSVCEMFAVKMATTFYQAEEDNNITIRWDSHTKTDMSLTNMACFLLSKPLKLLYEMINGVEVPESQDQQFAGRVQCDKDALRDGRIRLHVSRVRTADSGIYWCDLAANYNKMTRRWVLATTEHFVLNVTSHGENSDVFTPVLTEDAEHTPGGLKKEVTSHDWSKVKMVLGVISCGVVIVACLLVVLAEAQSYLAALIRQCNKDQHQDRCAITEFVIEINTVHCLSSLHPQLLRCEQM
- the LOC140996171 gene encoding uncharacterized protein isoform X2, producing MFAVKMATTFYQAEEDNNITIRWDSHTKTDMSLTNMACFLLSKPLKLLYEMINGVEVPESQDQQFAGRVQCDKDALRDGRIRLHVSRVRTADSGIYWCDLAANYNKMTRRWVLATTEHFVLNVTSHGENSDVFTPVLTEDAEHTPGGLKKEVTSHDWSKVKMVLGVISCGVVIVACLLVVLAEAQSYLAALIRQCNKDQHQDRCAITEFVIEINTVHCLSSLHPQLLRCEQM